In a single window of the Nicotiana tomentosiformis chromosome 10, ASM39032v3, whole genome shotgun sequence genome:
- the LOC138900173 gene encoding uncharacterized protein: MLVDSFIKAHAGARKVQARKADIFRIVQGESELLQEFVTRFQKERMLLLAIPDEWAAEAFTKKETTWADVYNRYESKIRIEDDYLDFPSSVKGREWENNKEKSKYNFNTDGWSSRSRFLPYERAEGHGRGFRSTDRFAIDRRINRGRNHRSLQKNKTSDSSYPRLSEYNFNVSVVDLVSSMRNIKGAWFLKTMRSDPGQRDPNLWCKYHETNIHLTGGCGHLCEEVSTLLKNGHLSEYISDRAKNNYGRKRDNAEPSKAGENPLRLMINVILGGNEINGVTFSVAKNTKVLVTHNKRLREVVADDITFTEEDADGLLLPHNDALVISLNVLDFELDVFW; this comes from the exons ATGCtcgtggattctttcatcaaggcccatgccggggccagaaaagtacaggcccgaaaggccgatatattcaggattgtgcaaggagagtccgagttgCTGCAGGAGTTTGTAACCAggttccagaaggaaaggatgttgctacTGGCCATTCCGGAcgaatgggcggctgaagcattcaccaaaaag GAAACAACTTGGGCGGATGTTTACAATCGGtacgagtcaaaaataaggattgAAGATGATTATCTCGATTTTCCGTCGTCGGTTAAGGGTCGGGAATGGGAGAATAATAAAGAGAAATCGAAATACAATTTCAATACAGATGGATGGTCTTCGAGGAGTCGGTTTTTGCCCTATGAACGGGCCGAAGGACATGGTAGAGGTTTCCGGTCAACGGATAGATTTGCTATCGATAGGAGAATCAATCGTGGCCGAAACCACAGGTCGTTGCAGAAAAACAAAACGTCAGATTCTTCCTACCCCAGACTTtctgaatacaacttcaacgtcagcgTAGTGGATCTGGTATCGtccatgagaaacatcaaaggAGCATGGTTCCTGAAGACAATGAGATCTGATCCCggccagagggatcctaatttgtggtgcaAATACCATGAGACAAACATTCACCTGACCGGGGGCTGTGGCCATTTGTGCGAAGAGGTGTCGACATTGCTGAAAAATGGTCATCTCAGTGAATATATAAGCGACCGGGCTAAAAACAACTACGGTCGCAAGCGTGATAATGCAGAGCCTTCAAAAGCAGGAGAAAATCCCCTTCGCCTGATGATCAACGTGATTTTgggggggaacgagattaacggggttACATTTTCGGTGGCAAAAAACACGAAGGTATTAGTGACCCACAACAAAAGACTCCGGGAAGTCGTTGCAGACGACATTACTTTTACAGAGGAAGACGCGGATGGACTGCTACTACCACATAACGACGCCCTGGTAATCTCTCTAAATGTCTTAGATTTTGAATTAGATGTGTTCTGGTAG
- the LOC138900174 gene encoding uncharacterized protein produces the protein MVENVNSRFWIPVDIPGTVRLSTGSLVSSVDEKPTTIIALAATTSYPLTQSASSPSSPTLCSPPTTVASSPPAATVREEDAPLSLVPFHGNLGQNYAAPSKDQQMKRSVTLSAKFLALEGLQKLIRYKEELTSERDQLLAERDQTVARLSNLEARAAEAVVLEARLQQSEQEVDTLSQEIALLRVQFEEARAKCVEIHNVVLDASNHEATSAEMLNNLEAGLNSKIEDLAAAGVKYAQLEEKHKKTIEHHRLFSSIVRDLDVSLQSVRSIRESLSAEVDQLKEELKRRAASLVVEKTYAMS, from the exons ATGGTGGAAAATGTTAACTCCCGCTTCTGGATCCCAGTCGACATACCCGGTACCgtgaggctgagtaccgggtccctgGTGTCTTCGGTTGATGAGAAACCAACAACCATCATTGCGCTTGCCGCAACCACTTCTTATCCTTTAACTcaatcagcttcatctccttcttcaccaactcTTTGTTCGCCACCAACAACTGTTGCATCATCTCCCCCGGCCGCAACTGTCCGAGAAGAGGATGCCCCTCTTTCCCTAGTCCCATTTCATGGGaacttggggcaaaattatgctgccccctcAAAAGATCAGCAAATGAAGAGGAGCGTTACTCTCTCG GCCAAATTTCTTGCTTTAGAGGGCCTCCAAAAGTTGATTCGATATAAGGAGGAACTTACctccgagcgggatcaacttttggccgagcGGGACCAAACTGTTGCTCGCCTCTCAAATCTGGAAGCTAGAGCTGCTGAGGCTGTTGTGTTggaggctcggttgcagcaaagtgagcaagaagtagatacccttagccaagaaatcgCCCTGTtgagggttcaatttgaagaAGCTAGGGCAAAATGTGTTGAAATCCATAATGTCGTTCTTGATGCATCCAATCACGAGGCTACCTCCGCTGAAATGTTGAACAATTTGGAGGCGggcttgaactccaaaattgaagacCTTGCTGCTGCCGGGGTGAAGTATGCTCAATTGGAGGAGAAGCATAAAAAGACTATAGAGCATCATAGACTTTTCAGCTCTATTGTCCGTGATCTCGATGTTAGCCTCCAATCCGTTAGATCCATACGAGAAAGTCTTTCTGCCGAGGTTgaccaacttaaagaagaactcaagcgccgagcggcttcccttGTGGTTGAAAAAACATATGCTATGTCATGA